In Calypte anna isolate BGI_N300 chromosome Z, bCalAnn1_v1.p, whole genome shotgun sequence, the following are encoded in one genomic region:
- the TXN gene encoding thioredoxin, giving the protein MVKSVGSLTEFEAELKAAGEKLIVVDFSATWCGPCKMIKPFFHSLNEKYSDVVFIEIDVDDAQDVASHCDVKCMPTFQFYKNGKKVQEFSGANKEKLEETIKSLV; this is encoded by the exons ACTGAATTTGAGGCCGAGCTGAAAGCTGCTGGTGAGAAGCTTATAGTAGTTGACTTTTCTGCTACATGGTGTGGACCATGCAAAATGATCAAGCCCTTTTTCCAC AGTTTGAATGAGAAGTACAGTGATGTGGTGTTCATCGAAATAGATGTGGATGACGCCCAG GATGTTGCTAGCCACTGTGATGTGAAGTGCATGCCAACTTTCCAGTTCTACAAGAATGGAAAGAAG GTGCAGGAGTTCTCGGGGGCCAATAAGGAGAAGCTGGAAGAGACCATTAAAAGTCTAGTCTAA
- the PTGR1 gene encoding prostaglandin reductase 1: MVTAKVWVLKKHFEGFPKTSDFELKQIELPNLKDGEVLLESVFLSVDPYMRPYSRRDMKEGDIMIGTQVARIVESKNPVFKEGVFVVARGGWRTHFISDGKDLQLLPSGWPESLPKSLALGTIGMPGLTAYFGLLKVCKIKPGDTVLVNAAAGAVGSVVGQLAKIGGCKVVGSAGSDDKVAYLKKINFDEAFNYKTVQSLDEALRKASPDGYDCFFDNVGGEFATAAIKQMKKYGRIAICGAISQYNESLPQKGPYVQVPMLFKELQMEGFIVTRWDSHREEGLKALLKWVVEGKVKYCEHVTEGFMNMPMAFIGMLKGENIGKAVVKV, translated from the exons ATGGTGACTGCCAAGGTGTGGGTTCTGAAGAAGCATTTTGAGGGTTTCCCCAAAACCAGTGACTTTGAACTGAAACAGATAGAGCTGCCAAATCTAAAGGATGGAG AGGTGCTGCTTGAATCAGTGTTTCTCAGTGTTGATCCTTACATgag ACCTTATAGTCGAAGGGACATGAAGGAAGGGGACATAATGATAGGCACACAGGTTGCCAG GATTGTAGAAAGTAAGAATCCTGTTTTCAAGGAGGGAGTCTTTGTAGTGGCTAGAGGTGGCTGGAGAACTCATTTCATCTCTGATGGTAAAGACCTACAACTCCTTCCTTCTGGCTGGCCAGAATCACTCCCCAAGTCTCTGGCTCTTGGAACGATTGGCATGCCAGG cCTCACTGCCTACTTTGGTCTGCTGAAGGTCTGCAAGATAAAGCCAGGAGACACAGTTCTAGTTAATGCtgcagctggtgctgtgggCTCAGTGGTGGGGCAGCTTGCTAAAATTGGG GGTTGCAAAGTGGTTGGCTCTGCTGGCTCAGATGACAAGGTTGcctatctgaaaaaaataaactttgatGAAGCCTTTAATTACAAAACTGTTCAGTCTCTGGATGAAGCACTGCGTAAAGCCTCTCCTGATGGCTATGACTGTTTCTTCGACAAT GTGGGTGGGGAATTTGCCACTGCTGCTATCaagcagatgaagaaatatGGAAGGATTGCAATCTGTGGAGCCATCTCTCAGTACAATGAATCTCTGCCTCAGAAAG GGCCTTATGTTCAGGTTCCAATGCTCTTCAAAGAGCTTCAAATGGAAGGGTTTATTGTGACCCGCTGGGACAGTCACCGGGAGGAAGGTCTGAAGGCACTGCTAAAATGGGTTGTGGAG GGGAAAGTGAAGTACTGTGAACACGTCACTGAAGGATTTATGAACATGCCAATGGCTTTCATTGGAATGTTAAAGGGAGAAAATATTGGAAAAGCTGTTGTAAAAGTGTGA